In Crassostrea angulata isolate pt1a10 chromosome 4, ASM2561291v2, whole genome shotgun sequence, one genomic interval encodes:
- the LOC128179920 gene encoding nucleolar protein dao-5-like, translating into MPDGHVRVGLFPTLSETIVCQLGTVAELPRTATKSWKSGKKTAFRAAKAAAAASKESPAASKESPAASSSKDSTRKKRKVANSPELEPPAASSSSEDSAGRQPSEKGTAAKAAAAASKESPAASSSKEPARKKRKVANSPELEPPAASSSSEDSAGRQPSEKGTAAKAAAAASKESPAASSSKDSARKKRKAAQKSHKLSFDGYIDLLAAKIEEGNKTKGNKDQRRGADGKFGNKNLLDCSWRTWLKSMFTEYPGVLCKCSCNHRPLTSAQALIKHIERNHYINNVVSFGEEDLEFTPPQF; encoded by the exons ATGCCTGATGGCCATGTACGGGTGGGGTTATTTCCGACACTATCAGAAACAATAGTGTGCCAGCTGGGCACTGTGGCTGAACTCCCCCGTACAGCAACAAAGTCTTGGAAAAGTGGGAAGAAGACCGCCTTTCGG GCAGCCAAGGCAGCCGCCGCAGCCTCCAAGGAATCCCCCGCAGCCTCCAAGGAATCCCCCGCAGCCTCCTCCTCCAAGGACTCGACCAGGAAGAAACGAAAG GTGGCCAATAGCCCTGAACTCGAACCCCCCGCAGCATCCTCCTCCTCCGAGGACTCGGCAGGCAGGCAACCCTCTGAGAAAGGAACG GCAGCCAAGGCAGCCGCCGCAGCCTCCAAGGAATCCCCCGCAGCCTCCTCCTCCAAGGAACCGGCCAGGAAGAAACGAAAG GTGGCCAATAGCCCTGAACTCGAACCCCCCGCAGCATCCTCCTCCTCCGAGGACTCGGCAGGCAGGCAACCCTCTGAGAAAGGAACG GCAGCCAAGGCAGCCGCCGCAGCCTCCAAGGAATCCCCCGCAGCCTCCTCCTCCAAGGACTCGGCCAGGAAGAAACGAAAG GCAGCCCAGAAAAGCCACAAATTGAGTTTCGACGGGTACATCGACTTGCTTGCTGCAAAAATTGAAGAAGGGAACAAAACAAAAGGGAATAAGGACCAGAGGAGAGGTGCTGACGGCAAATTTGgcaataaaaatttattggaCTGTTCCTGGAGGACCTGGTTGAAAAGCATGTTTACAGAATATCCAGGTGTGCTGTGCAAGTGCTCTTGTAATCATCGACCTTTGACTAGCGCACAAGCCTTAATAAAACACATAGAGAGAAATCACTATATCAATAATGTGGTATCATTTGGTGAGGAGGACCTGGAATTCACACCACCACAGTTTTag